The Oryzias latipes chromosome 16, ASM223467v1 genomic sequence AACCAGCTCTGCACTCTTCATAGGCTGTTGGAGGGTTTGTGAAAGTTTGATTATCCAGGGTATATGTGTTTTGTAGATTTGAAGAAGGTGTTTAGCTGTGTCCCCTGTGGTGTCCTGTGAAGGTTGCGCTGTGAGGGATCGAACAGCTTTTATTAAGCGCAGTCAAGGATCGCACAGCAATACTAAGGCCATGTCCATTCCTTGAATGAATAGAGCAGGagtttggtttgcttttttgagccacggcacactttaaccttgacaaaaatcccgcggcacacaggcattcaaaaattaaaaaaaaggagaaactcaaagtctgtattgatctacagccccttcgcaatctcacatgcatttttgtgataattgtggcagaaaaagctggaagttgcagctgttttctaaaagatgcaataaaagttaaaacatttaaaaactgtttgatgtgttttcGTTGGggtttcaagatgtttaacaagtaagactcattgtgcgctgggacgctgtcactttaaaccAATGCATCATGGAAGATGTAGTGCATACAGTCGCCGAACGccagacagactagcgtctctgagctttattgttttgttcacttgttccatggtctgataccggatcccgcggaaagctacaccCTTAAAGACAAGCTGTAGCTGTTATTTTGTGTTAGTACTGAGCGGCTTTATgtgcagaatcagaacaagggaGTGAAGAACAAGCCTGTTTgaatgaacaaagagctgatatccttgAGATGGTAAAtctttttagatcagttaatgagggcaatttcccacggcacacctgaccatctcccacggcacactagtgtgccgcggcacggcacactggttgagaAAAACACTGGACTAGAGCAGGAGTTTGGTTTGCTTATTTGGCAGTACATCTGACCTTCTCCCAGTGAACGTTGGACTCTAGCAGGGCTTCCCTCTATCATTGGTTTTGTTCAAATTATTTATGGACAGAACTTCTTGGCACAGTCAGGCGCGTGAAGGGTATTGGGGACCATAAGATTTCCTCTCTActggatgatgttgtcctgttctTTGAAAGACCACCGAGAACCACGAAGCatgtgtttctgctgttttttttctgctgcagttgCCTCAGCCAGCGACAAAACAGACAGATGACGGGACAAGCTGTAAGCCAGTGACAACCAGCTTTTGTCAAGGTTTGGGGTACTCTACTACCCCCCACCCAGATGGAGTCCAAGGATTCAATTTAAGGCAAATTGGTCAAATTGTGGAGACGGCCTGTTCAACACACATTGCTACGGTAATGTGTCGTGTTGTTGTCCCAGAATGTGGCTCAAAGAGTGACAGCAGGAAGAAACCGTGCAGAGCTCTGTGTCAGAAGGTCAAGAAGGACTGTGAGTCCACTCTGAGGGCTAAATGGTTGTTCTGGCCAATGAGGCTTGGATGTGAAACTTTACCAGAATCTGACTGTGTGCAGGTTAGTATAACTTTATGCCAACTTTCTATGtaagttttatttgaaaactaTAAACGAACACTTGGTGTCTCTGGTCTTTTTCGGTGATGTAGACTAATAACCTTCTTAATGATTGgccaaattgtattttttttctgtcagaaaacaGTTACTATGATCCTTTTTCCAGCAAACTGCAATCAATCACATCCAGATGCCACcataaatttttcttttcttttgctgtaaGGATGAAGGGCTTCTAATCCCACCAGTCCCCCCACCAACCTGTCAGAGAATCACTGTGCCTCTCTGTGCCGACCTGCCTTACACTGAAACCATCATGCCAAATGTTCTCGGACACAAATCCCAGGATGAAGCTGCCACCGCGATACAACAGTTTTCTTCACTTGTTAGAGGACAATGCTCCTCTCATCTGAAGCCTTTCCTGTGCTCTGTCTACACGCCCAAATGTGTGTCAGGAAGAGCACAGCCTCCATGCAGAAGTCTGTGTGAGAAGGCAAAGTCAGAGTGTGCCACATCGATGACAAACCTCCGCTTTCAGTGGCCTGAAGCCTTAAAGTGTGAAGCATTCACCACAGAGTCCTGTGAGCGGGTGAGCAGAAAACTTTGTATTTGTTAGAATTAGCCTTTTCTTAtcattgttttaatgttttctccccagttaaatataaaatagattaattattttatttttcactcaTTGTCTTTTAATGTTATGAGATATTTTGTTACACTTTCTAGTAAAAAAGAACCTATGTGAAAACACTTCCCATTAACCCTGTTTATAGTGCCAGCTTTACCCAGAAATCGCTCCTTTTGGGAAAATCACAATCAAAACCACATGTTGTTTATGCCTCTCATCTTTTCATTAGTTTActgactttttttcctgctctaAGTTCAACTTGGTTTCATAACGTGCTGAGCATCGTTTTGTGTCATATGTCATAAATAAGCATTTTGTACGAGCAAACTTCACTCATTAACCCCCACAACTTTTAGCAGCAGACATGTCAGttcatacccccccccctttttttttcggGACGACTGAGAGCCATGAAGCATGTGTTTCTTTAGGTTGTTTCTCAGCTGCCAGCTTCTCAGCCGGCAAGGACGCGGACAGATGACAAGACAAGCTGTAAGCCAGTGACAGCCAGCTTTTGTCAAGGTTTGGGGTACTCTACTACCCCCCACCCAGATGGAGTTCAAGGATTCAATTTAAGGGAAATTGGTCAGATTGTGGAGACGGCCTGTTCACCACACATCGCTACGGTAATGTGTCGTGTTGTTGTCCCAGAATGTGGCTCAGACAGTGACAGCAGGAAGAAACCGTGCAGAGCTCTGTGTCAGAAGGTCAAGAAGGACTGTGAGTCCACTCTGAGGGCTAAATGGTTGTTCTGGCCAATGAGGCTTGGATGTGAAACTTTACAAGAATCTGACTGTGTGCAGGTTAGTATACCTTTATGCCAAATTTCTATGTAACTTTTATCTGAAAACTATAAATGAACactttaatcttaaaaaaatggtgtatctgctcgtttttgtggatttagACTAATAACCTTCTTAATGATTGGCCAAATTGTTGTATTTCTTCTGTCAGAAAACAGTTACTATAATCCTATTTTCAAGGAAACTGCAATCAACCAGATGCAGATGCCAccattaatgtgtttttcttttgctgttagGATGAAGGGCTTCTCATCCCACCAGTCCCCCCACCAACCTGTCAGAGAATCACTGTGCCTCTCTGTGCCGACCTGCCTTACACTGAAACCATCATGCCAAATGTTCTCGGCCACAAATCCCAGGATGAAGCTGCCACCGCGATACAACAGTTTTCTTCACTTGTTAGAGGACAATGCTCCTCTCATCTGAAACCATTCCTGTGCTCTGTCTACACGCCCAAATGTGTGTCAGGAAGAGCACAGCCTCCATGCAGAAGTCTGTGTGAGAAGGCAAAGTCAGAGTGTGCAACATCGATGACGAACCTCCGCTTTCAGTGGCCTGAAGCCTTAAAGTGTGAAGCATTCACCACAGAGTCCTGTGAGCGGGTGAGCAGAAAACTTTATATTTGTTAAAGTTAACCTTTCCTGataattgttttaatgtttactcCTCagtttaatataaatatatatatatatttttttcaatcattgtCTTTTAATGTCATGAGATCTTTAGTTACACTTTCTAGTAAAAAAGAACCTATGTGAAAACACTTCCCATTAACCCTGTTTATAGTGCCAGCTTTACCCAGAAATCGCTCCTTTTGGGAAAATCACAATCAAAACCACATGTTGTTTATGCCTCTCATCTTTTCATTAGtttactgacttttttttcttgctctaAGTTCAACTTGGTTTCATAACGTGCTGAGCATCGTTTTGTGTCATATGTCATAAATAAGCATTTTGTACGAGCAAACTTCACTCATTAACCCCCACAACTTTTAGCAGCACACATGTCAgttcatacccccccccccccctttttttttcggGACGACTGAGAGCCATGAAGCATGTGTTTCTTTAGGTTGTTTCTCAGCTGCCAGCTTCTCAGCCGGCAAGGACGCGGACAGATGACAAGACAAGCTGTAAGCCAGTGACAGCCAGCTTTTGTCAAGGTTTGGGGTACTCTACTACCCCCCACCCAGATGGAGTTCAAGGATTCAATTTAAGGGAAATTGGTCAGATTGTGGAGACGGCCTGTTCACCACACATCGCTACGGTAATGTGTCGTGTTGTTGTGCCGGAATGTGGCTCAGAGAGTGACAGCCGGAAGAAACCGTGCAGAGCTCTGTGTCAGAAGGTCAAGAAGGACTGTGAGCCCGCCTTAAGGGCGAAGCGGCTGTCATGGCCATTGAAACTGCGGTGTGAATCGTTACCAGAGTCAAACTGTGTGCAGGTAAGTGCCTCGTCTTCGTTGTAAAGATTaatattctttttacaaaaatagatttttctggtttttttgTGAGATTTACAGTATATTTGGATGTATGTTGAATGGTTCTGCCACTGCAGAACCTTCAGGTTTATAGATCACCAACTAACGGCATTAATGCCATCAATTGAAAAACTGATCTGTGACAAAAAGGAACCAAAACTTTAGGAATAGCATCAGTACTAGGCCTGTACAATATGAGAAAAACTTGCGATTTTtgatattaatgatcaatattacAATGAACAtgtaacttgcgatacatgaacgaatagcaaaacaaccaaaagcatttacatttcactgcaacattaAATTTTATTCCAAATGACCCCAGTCTTAATAGGAGGCAAGCATCTAATAAAAAAGGACTCCAtatgattggtcaaatgcatagagggatttatttaattcgttaaatacttcaagctgccataacgttgttttagcacatttaaggtaaccatttattgcaatctTCACCGTCTTTGCGaaatgcgtattgcacagcttaatatTGAGataatttgcgatttattgtgcaggcctaatcagTACTAGAACAGTTTGTGGTTTCTGTCCAGTTGTCAAGACAAATGAGTCAATTTAtcaattatttaattgaatATATTGAATATATTCACTAAAACTTTCGTTAATTTTTAgttaccattaaaaaaatgctgaataATTTCATTAAGTGGAGTCAGAACTTAGTCCCTTAAACTTGAAAGTCCTCCAAAAAGGGGTTTGGGTTCAAATGAAAGACATATTCACACTACATaacaaaggtaaaaataaaaatacatatgtAACTATCTTACCTTTTCTAACatagacattttaaaattatttctgtTTCCAGGGTCAAGACGTCCAAGTCACACCAACTCTCCCAACACCAACCTGTCAGAGAATCACTGTGCCTCTCTGCGCCGACCTGTCTTACACTGAAACTATCATGCCAAATATTCTGGGCCACAAAACCCAGGATGAAGCGGTTTTAGAAGTACATCAGTTTTCCCCACTTGTTAACGTTCAATGCTCCCCTCATCTGAAGCCCTTCCTGTGCTCTGTCTACACGCCCAAATGTGTGTCAGGAAGACGTCAGGCTCCCTGCAGAGCTCTCTGTGAGCAGGCACGCTCCAGCTGTGAGCCACTAATGAGAAGTTTTGGGTTTCAGTGGCCTGATGGTCTGAACTGTGAAGCTTTCACCTCGGAGTCCTGTGAACAGGTAACCCTGCAGTCAGGAAAAttagatagaaaaaaaagtttgtaaatatttactgcagttttcatttgaatttttttttctttctctgtttttcaaGGTCCCTCCCCTCAGATATCTAGAAAAATCTCCTTCCTCATGTCAGGCCATCACCTCTCCTTTTTGCAAAGACCTGCCTTACACCCAAACCGTCATACCTGGCATCCTTGGCCATACAACGCAGGAAGAAGCAAACCTGGCAATTAATACTTTTATGCCTCTGATAGAATTGAATTGCTCCCCTTATATGAAGCCCTTCCTGTGCTCCGCCTTCTTTCCTAAATGTGTATCAGGGGCAGCTCAGAGCCCCTGCAGGGTGCTGTGTGAGCAGGTGCGATCCCGCTGTGAGCCAGTGCTGAACAGCTTTTCCCACAAATGGCCTAAAGACCTCAGGTGTGAAGCATTTACAAATGAACACTGTGGACAGGTAagcatttttcacttttataaCTAATCATTTTGTGGTTTTGATATATGAACTAGAAAACACCCACTCGCCTCTCAGGCAGGCATCATCTGAGATGTTTTTCCCCAAAGCTGGAACCATCTTGGGAAAAGgagattatttattttcagggtgtttttggttttaatgcATGATACTTTTGGCACtgaactgtgttttgtttttattaatttaatcaaaTGGTATACATAAAAACATGCATAGCTCCATAAATCTTTCTTCAAagcatattttaagaaaatttggattttgattatatttttctaaatcagaagatgttttcttattttataaagTAAATCCAGTAACAATTTTTACTGTACATGTGTGAGAGAAAAGCCTGTAGTGACTATTATATCATTGGTGGATATACTTTTTATAGAAAAGTTACCTTAAATGTTTAATTAGgtacaaattaacattttcactAGTATTTATCAGCTAATCATCATTGGGGAAATGTTTCTGTCcagatttgactttttatttcaaaaagttgTTCAATTTTCAGGATTTTGAAGACCTACTctgatgtgtttttgatgtttttaacatcttcttatggcatttttctgattatataGGACTTATATTAGGAATATGAAGCccaaaatttgcatttctgaatatttcttgattcaaattgttgtgtatCAGTTGCAAACAAAAGAATTTAGTGTTTGAAGTtagttagtgaagaacctcctccacgctctggggcaaagaggccaaggccctgaaaaggcagtaaggaaggaccgagtcagtgtcccaggaaccacagcacaacggcaacaacaactacctccaccaccaccaccggtcaaagacttggatccggcagcaccagcaccacaaccacctccatctaaggactcagctgcaccagcatcacaacaaccaccgccagctaaggacccaaccgcagaaccacaacaacaatcaccagatttggccccagaaataccaccatctgaccagctgtgggcgccccctgctacatctactcccagtgaagactcactttccttttcgtcccccccactttcacccatggccctacctagccattttgatagcctcattaagtcaggaattaagatggctcccctaacacctgtgagcctcacaccacacaggagctctcctacctctccagcgccccctccttatccttcacccaaagtccctccaacacgtccttcatccaaagcccctccaacacgccccctccgtcgttcacccaaatcccgtccagctcccgctcctcctggtccatcacccaaactgCCCTCAACTCGACCTCACCTGCacgcctctagacgtgctattccccagagctaggatgaaacgggcccccagtgtcctaggacaggttatgtcaaactggggccctgtgatgaacagcttccttctggtgctatacctgtagttgcaccacgtagaatgcaaaaaagggcagttagactgtccaatcaaagaaatctatttgatatcccttgcaagaaggttttgaccagtcccaaggaaactaatctcaaacttgctgcactcaatgtcagatctttatgcaacaaatcattttttatcaataatattatctcttcttttaatcttgattttatgttattaactgaaacatggcttgacaaaaacacaggaaacatagttctagttgaatcaactccccccaactacaaacatgtatcggaaatacgagaaaataaaaagggtggaggcgtttctgcactgtttagagataatattgcaacccgcagactatcatttggtgtgttttcatcatttgagtatgtgtcctttgagattgagttaaaacaaactcctcccttactctgcatagtcatgtacaaacctcctcagcacagccaaagtt encodes the following:
- the LOC101175347 gene encoding uncharacterized protein LOC101175347, with the protein product MKHFFLLVVSLLQSPQLARTQTHDKTSCKPMTTSFCQGLGYSTTPHPDGVQGFNLRQIGQIVETACSPHIATVMCRVVVPECGSESDSRKKPCRALCQKVKRDCEFTLMAKWLFWPVRLGCDTLPESDCVQDEGLLVPPVPPPNCQRITVPLCADLPYTETILPNVLGHKTQDEAATAIRQFSSLVRGQCSSHLKPFLCSVYTPKCVSGRAQPPCRSLCEKAKSECATSMTNHRFQWPEALKCEAFTTESCEQSLQSAGTQTDDRTRCKPVTTSFCQGLGYSTTPHPDGVQGFNIREIGQIVETACSPHIATVMCRVVVPECDSVSDSSKKPCRALCQKVKRDCESTLRAKWLFWPMRLGCETLPESDCVQDEGLLVPPVPSPTCQRITVPLCAELPHNETIMPNVLGHKTQDEAATAIRQFSSLVRGQCSSHLKPFLCSVYTPKCVSGRAQPPCRSLCEKAKSECATSMTNLRFQWPEALKCEAFTTESCEQLPQPATKQTDDGTSCKPVTTSFCQGLGYSTTPHPDGVQGFNLRQIGQIVETACSTHIATVMCRVVVPECGSKSDSRKKPCRALCQKVKKDCESTLRAKWLFWPMRLGCETLPESDCVQDEGLLIPPVPPPTCQRITVPLCADLPYTETIMPNVLGHKSQDEAATAIQQFSSLVRGQCSSHLKPFLCSVYTPKCVSGRAQPPCRSLCEKAKSECATSMTNLRFQWPEALKCEAFTTESCERVVSQLPASQPARTRTDDKTSCKPVTASFCQGLGYSTTPHPDGVQGFNLREIGQIVETACSPHIATVMCRVVVPECGSDSDSRKKPCRALCQKVKKDCESTLRAKWLFWPMRLGCETLQESDCVQDEGLLIPPVPPPTCQRITVPLCADLPYTETIMPNVLGHKSQDEAATAIQQFSSLVRGQCSSHLKPFLCSVYTPKCVSGRAQPPCRSLCEKAKSECATSMTNLRFQWPEALKCEAFTTESCERVVSQLPASQPARTRTDDKTSCKPVTASFCQGLGYSTTPHPDGVQGFNLREIGQIVETACSPHIATVMCRVVVPECGSESDSRKKPCRALCQKVKKDCEPALRAKRLSWPLKLRCESLPESNCVQGQDVQVTPTLPTPTCQRITVPLCADLSYTETIMPNILGHKTQDEAVLEVHQFSPLVNVQCSPHLKPFLCSVYTPKCVSGRRQAPCRALCEQARSSCEPLMRSFGFQWPDGLNCEAFTSESCEQVPPLRYLEKSPSSCQAITSPFCKDLPYTQTVIPGILGHTTQEEANLAINTFMPLIELNCSPYMKPFLCSAFFPKCVSGAAQSPCRVLCEQVRSRCEPVLNSFSHKWPKDLRCEAFTNEHCGQYGMSSSGGVCEPITIPMCQGLSYNQTTVPNLMGHTSQREAVLKMAFFNSIVQAACPADTQLFLCRVYAPQCVEGQVQQPCRSLCEKAKRDCEGLIVNFGLSWPDELQCHLYPEENCISDNSKLEVLRAEEVLVKLNAGGYTIHGKPLTLKTAQLLMILMDRNKSGDLDVEEFLKLQHFVAYIRREYAENYESRNPPAVTQTQMKKAIVAHNFNLDGETFDALWSVHHSKTGIDYDDYVAVLTKLYILQDRFQAHLLNLPCNCHVASFSLEQFMKAAIM